In the genome of Montipora foliosa isolate CH-2021 chromosome 3, ASM3666993v2, whole genome shotgun sequence, one region contains:
- the LOC137994393 gene encoding delta-type opioid receptor-like — protein MNSSENSSLSLLTSSATIPTNFTTSGNGLSPVLQAIYSTISAVAVLGNTMTIFVFVLDKTLLKKSYNMLILALAIGDLLTAVQLITNPAYVLGDTFPYPSHPILGEMFCRIIWSRVFVFQLVVFSAYILLFLTAERWFAVLKPHKYNDIFNQKRVIGYIIFSWVWSFALTGPGMLEIAYSSSRDKICEFRFYLPGSLFRVLTSIFQVTMKLFFPCLVIISLYVHMIVHTNRSTAASPESKAKLRSKLTRMIGAASFMLVICVIPNQIYLVFAQAGKAKIDTAPHHIVSALTFVNSCVNPFVYGLSNRNFRQRYGQILFAICPRRRRRVNRVCPCPEDQNAQ, from the coding sequence ATGAACTCATCTGAGAACAGTTCATTAAGCCTCTTAACTTCGTCTGCGACTATACCAACGAACTTTACAACCTCTGGAAATGGTTTGAGTCCCGTCTTGCAGGCTATTTACTCAACAATTTCAGCGGTTGCAGTCCTTGGAAACACGATGACCATTTTCGTCTTTGTCCTCGACAAAACACTCTTGAAGAAGTCCTACAACATGCTTATTCTCGCCCTAGCCATTGGTGATTTACTAACCGCTGTGCAGCTGATAACAAACCCTGCCTATGTGCTTGGTGACACATTCCCTTACCCATCCCACCCGATCCTTGGAGAAATGTTTTGTCGAATAATATGGAGCCGTGTTTTCGTTTTTCAGCTTGTGGTGTTCTCGGCTTACATATTATTATTCTTGACGGCAGAACGATGGTTTGCTGTTTTGAAGCCTCACAAATACAACGACATCTTCAACCAGAAACGAGTCATTGGTTatattattttctcttgggtgTGGTCGTTTGCCCTCACTGGTCCCGGCATGCTTGAAATAGCGTACAGTTCATCCCGAGACAAAATCTGTGAATTTCGTTTTTATTTACCGGGTTCCCTATTTCGAGTGCTTACTTCCATCTTTCAAGTTACTATGAAGCTATTTTTTCCTTGCCTTGTGATCATCTCCCTGTACGTACATATGATTGTCCATACAAACCGATCGACAGCGGCTTCACCAGAGAGCAAAGCAAAGCTCCGTAGCAAACTTACTCGCATGATTGGCGCAGCGAGCTTTATGCTGGTCATTTGTGTGATTCCAAATCAAATCTATTTGGTGTTTGCCCAGGCAGGAAAAGCCAAGATAGATACAGCTCCGCATCATATCGTTTCAGCTCTCACGTTCGTCAACAGCTGCGTGAATCCGTTCGTTTATGGCCTAAGCAACCGAAATTTCCGCCAACGCTATGGACAAATCCTGTTTGCTATATGCCCGAGGAGAAGAAGAAGGGTAAATCGTGTTTGTCCATGCCCAGAGGATCAAAACGCTCAGTGA